Proteins found in one Sporosarcina sp. FSL K6-3457 genomic segment:
- the ribB gene encoding 3,4-dihydroxy-2-butanone-4-phosphate synthase, whose product MYTTVEKAVEELKRGKAIIVVDDEDRENEGDFVALGEFATPEMINFMATEGRGLICVPIDEEKSRQLELGLMTENNSDVHGTAFTISIDHSECHTGISAFERSETVLKMLGSDAGPTDFRRPGHIFPLIAKEGGVMERAGHTEAAVDLARLAGAEPVGVICEIMNVDGTMARGSQLKEIAERLNLVILTIQELIVYCRENEKHIKHVADIEF is encoded by the coding sequence ATGTACACCACCGTAGAAAAAGCAGTCGAAGAACTGAAAAGAGGGAAAGCAATCATTGTTGTTGACGATGAGGACCGAGAAAATGAAGGGGACTTTGTTGCACTCGGAGAATTTGCTACACCTGAAATGATTAACTTTATGGCAACGGAAGGCCGCGGACTTATTTGTGTACCGATAGATGAGGAAAAATCTCGACAGCTCGAGCTTGGGCTCATGACAGAAAATAATAGTGATGTGCATGGAACAGCATTTACAATCAGCATTGATCACTCGGAATGTCACACCGGAATCTCGGCGTTTGAACGTTCAGAGACTGTATTAAAAATGCTTGGGAGTGATGCTGGCCCAACAGATTTTAGAAGACCGGGACATATTTTTCCGTTGATTGCAAAAGAGGGAGGAGTCATGGAACGTGCAGGCCATACAGAGGCTGCTGTTGACTTGGCTAGGCTGGCTGGAGCAGAACCTGTTGGTGTTATTTGTGAAATTATGAATGTCGATGGAACGATGGCAAGAGGTTCACAGTTGAAAGAGATTGCGGAACGATTGAATCTTGTTATTTTGACGATACAGGAACTGATTGTTTATTGCAGAGAAAATGAAAAACATATCAAGCATGTCGCTGATATTGAATTTTAA